The following proteins are co-located in the Eleginops maclovinus isolate JMC-PN-2008 ecotype Puerto Natales chromosome 23, JC_Emac_rtc_rv5, whole genome shotgun sequence genome:
- the tmem33 gene encoding transmembrane protein 33: MTDTNQQSPPPQLGPAQFLMSNKLETAMWLSRLFTVYCSVMFILPILGPYAAANFYQRALLANALTSALRLHQRLPRFQLSRAFLAQALQEDSCHYLLYSLILVNSYPITMSIFPVFLFSVLHATTYTKKVLDSLGSNSLMFVRNLLDKLTSNQQNILKFIACNEIFLMPATAFMLFSGQGSLLLPFIYYRFLTLRYTSRRNPYCRTLFTELRILLEHFIMKPACPAFFRKMCLSSIAFISRLAPTGV; encoded by the exons ATGACTGACACCAACCAACAAAGTCCTCCTCCCCAGCTAGGGCCTGCG CAATTTTTAATGAGTAACAAGCTAGAAACTGCAATGTGGCTTTCACGGCTCTTCACTGTCTACTGCTCCGTAATGTTTATTCTACCGATTTTAGG accGTATGCAGCAGCTAACTTTTATCAGCGAGCCTTGTTAGCGAACGCCCTCACCAGTGCCCTTCGCTTACATCAAAGGCTTCCACGCTTTCAGTTGAGCAGAGCCTTCCTGGCCCAGGCTCTTCAGGAGGATAGCTGTCATTACCTGCTTTACTCACTCATCCTGGTCAACTCCTACCCCATCACAA TGAGTATATTCCCAGTCTTCCTCTTTTCAGTGCTTCATGCAACTACCTACACAAAGAAAGTCCTGGAT TCTCTGGGCTCCAACAGCCTGATGTTCGTTAGAAATCTTTTGGACAAACTTACATCCAACCAGCAGAACATCCTGAAGTTTATTGCCTGCAATGAGATTTTTTTGATGCCAGCCACTGCTTTTATGCTCTTCAG TGGCCAGGGGAGCTTGCTGTTGCCTTTTATTTACTACCGATTCCTCACCCTTCGCTACACATCCAGAAGAAACCCATACTGCCG CACCTTGTTCACTGAGCTGCGAATCCTCCTGGAGCACTTCATCATGAAGCCCGCCTGCCCCGCCTTCTTCAGGAAGATGTGCCTCAGCAGCATTGCATTCATCAGCCGCCTCGCCCCCACGGGGGTCTGA